The following proteins are encoded in a genomic region of Pirellulales bacterium:
- a CDS encoding SDR family oxidoreductase: MSYTLLTGATGLLGRYLMRDLLLGGEHLAVIVRPGKLSTARQRIEALVQRWEGIAGRSMRRPVILEGDLRESDLGLDGGDLAWLRSHVHTAVHSAASLVFRAQPDGEPHRTNAEGTRRVLEVCQRAGVRHFHHVSTSYLCGVRTGRVLETELDLGQEAGNVYEASKLAAEKAVRSVRGFETCTVHRPASIVGDSRTGYTTSYHGFYLPLQLAYTMSGRIPPEEMGERFFARLGLQGHEGKNFVPVDWVAAGMLHIIRNRRYHGGTYHLASPQPVSVRLIQSVTQDAIRKYSKRTTANQADPRDLAACEQLFHHHMQIYESHWRDDPQFDLTHSSRVLSHLPCPVMDYDQMMTIARYPIEHNFASPKHEKIEFEFDAQELLSRFVSANQAANADQRVSLDVSGRGGGQWSLLLRGSEIVGAERGFSEDAVGLVYVNAHILEQLSRGDVAATDALAAGKLVFEAPSALHRNLLDAMGSLTGQLSPQAA, translated from the coding sequence ATGTCATATACGCTGCTGACGGGCGCAACCGGGTTGCTGGGTCGCTATTTAATGCGCGATTTGTTACTGGGCGGCGAGCACCTGGCGGTGATCGTACGCCCGGGCAAATTAAGCACCGCACGCCAGCGAATTGAAGCGCTTGTGCAACGTTGGGAAGGGATCGCGGGGCGCTCGATGCGGCGACCTGTGATTCTGGAAGGTGACCTGCGCGAATCCGATTTGGGCCTGGATGGGGGCGATCTGGCTTGGCTTCGCTCGCATGTGCATACCGCGGTCCATAGCGCCGCCAGCCTGGTGTTTCGCGCGCAGCCAGATGGCGAGCCGCACCGCACCAACGCCGAAGGCACGCGTCGAGTGCTAGAGGTGTGCCAGCGGGCCGGCGTCCGACACTTTCATCATGTGTCGACCTCCTATCTGTGTGGTGTGCGCACCGGACGTGTGCTAGAAACCGAACTCGATTTGGGGCAAGAAGCTGGCAATGTGTACGAGGCCAGCAAACTCGCCGCCGAAAAGGCGGTCCGCTCAGTGCGCGGTTTCGAAACCTGCACTGTGCATCGGCCGGCCAGCATCGTCGGCGACTCGCGCACTGGCTACACCACGAGCTATCACGGTTTCTATCTGCCGCTGCAATTGGCCTACACGATGTCGGGCCGAATACCGCCCGAAGAGATGGGCGAGCGGTTTTTTGCTCGGCTCGGTTTGCAAGGCCACGAAGGAAAAAACTTTGTGCCGGTGGATTGGGTGGCAGCGGGCATGCTGCACATTATTCGCAACCGCCGTTATCACGGTGGCACATACCACCTTGCGTCGCCGCAGCCAGTGAGCGTTCGATTGATTCAGAGCGTGACGCAGGACGCAATCCGCAAGTACTCCAAGCGCACCACCGCCAACCAAGCCGATCCGCGCGACTTGGCCGCCTGCGAACAATTGTTCCACCACCACATGCAGATTTACGAATCTCACTGGCGCGACGATCCGCAATTCGACCTCACGCACTCCAGTCGCGTGCTGTCGCACTTGCCATGTCCGGTCATGGACTACGATCAAATGATGACGATCGCGCGTTATCCCATTGAGCACAACTTTGCCTCGCCCAAGCACGAAAAGATCGAGTTTGAGTTCGACGCGCAGGAACTGTTGTCGCGATTCGTCAGCGCCAATCAAGCGGCCAACGCCGACCAGCGCGTTTCGCTCGATGTGTCGGGCCGCGGTGGCGGGCAATGGAGCCTGCTGCTTCGCGGCAGCGAGATCGTGGGCGCCGAACGTGGTTTCTCAGAAGATGCCGTCGGTCTGGTGTATGTGAACGCGCACATACTCGAACAATTGTCGCGCGGCGATGTCGCGGCGACCGACGCCTTGGCCGCAGGCAAACTGGTCTTCGAGGCGCCGTCCGCGCTCCACCGCAATTTGCTCGACGCGATGGGGAGTTTAACGGGGCAACTCAGTCCGCAGGCCGCGTGA